Proteins encoded in a region of the Candidatus Saccharimonadia bacterium genome:
- a CDS encoding type II toxin-antitoxin system mRNA interferase toxin, RelE/StbE family, giving the protein MKPIRRHRKFEKNFQSRISPNPKLRKQFIARLELFKEGVRDYPLDDHPLAGTMKGLRAFSIGGDLRVVYRETEEHYEFLDVGSHNQVY; this is encoded by the coding sequence GTGAAGCCTATACGCCGCCACCGTAAGTTTGAAAAGAACTTTCAAAGTCGCATTTCCCCGAATCCAAAGCTCAGAAAGCAATTCATAGCACGTTTAGAGTTATTCAAGGAGGGTGTTCGCGATTATCCCTTGGATGACCATCCACTTGCCGGGACGATGAAAGGGTTGCGTGCGTTTTCAATTGGCGGCGATTTGCGGGTCGTGTATCGAGAGACCGAAGAGCATTATGAATTTCTCGACGTCGGCTCGCATAATCAGGTATATTGA